A region from the Chloroflexota bacterium genome encodes:
- a CDS encoding Gfo/Idh/MocA family oxidoreductase, producing MSRIRIGVIGCGGIAQIQHLPHLVELRDEFEIAGLCDLSRELLAHVGAAYGVPPERQHVDYRELVERSDIDAVIVCTTGSHAPPAIAAAEAGKHILVEKPVCYAVAEAEAMADAADRAGVVYQAAYMKRYDPAYQFAQRRVAQIDDVRFIQVNHLHPDNALHLATFDYHVPSDLPPEVIETGRAESDRLVAEALGRDRVDAATLSAFGAINGSMIHDIGNLHGMFGSPRRVVSTDIWSGGVALTTVLEYAGGARAVCNWIDLPELFSFEETLAVYGSRDRVIASFPTGWSRGIPTDVTVQWIDAEGHPAKTTRSWQANPFKLELEHFAACIRRGEQPLTPGREAVDHVALVRDIVLAHLDTVA from the coding sequence GTGAGCAGGATTCGGATCGGCGTCATCGGCTGCGGCGGTATTGCGCAGATACAGCATCTGCCGCACCTGGTTGAGCTGCGGGACGAGTTCGAGATCGCCGGGCTGTGTGATCTTTCGCGGGAGCTGCTGGCGCACGTCGGCGCCGCCTACGGCGTGCCGCCGGAGCGGCAACACGTGGACTACCGAGAGTTGGTCGAGCGGTCCGACATCGACGCGGTGATCGTTTGCACGACCGGCTCGCATGCGCCGCCGGCCATCGCGGCCGCCGAGGCCGGCAAGCACATCCTGGTCGAGAAGCCCGTGTGCTACGCGGTTGCCGAGGCGGAGGCGATGGCCGACGCCGCCGACCGCGCCGGCGTCGTCTACCAGGCGGCCTACATGAAGCGCTACGACCCGGCCTACCAATTCGCGCAGCGGCGGGTGGCGCAGATCGACGACGTGCGCTTCATCCAGGTCAACCACCTGCACCCCGACAACGCGCTGCACCTGGCGACGTTCGACTACCACGTGCCGTCGGACTTGCCGCCTGAGGTGATCGAGACCGGGCGCGCCGAGTCGGACCGGCTCGTCGCCGAGGCGCTGGGCCGCGACCGGGTCGACGCCGCCACGCTCAGCGCCTTCGGGGCAATCAACGGCAGCATGATCCACGACATCGGCAACCTGCACGGCATGTTCGGCAGCCCGCGCCGCGTGGTGAGCACCGACATCTGGTCCGGCGGCGTCGCCCTGACCACAGTGCTGGAGTACGCCGGCGGCGCGCGGGCCGTGTGCAACTGGATCGACCTGCCGGAGCTGTTCAGCTTCGAGGAAACGCTCGCGGTCTACGGCTCGCGCGATCGTGTGATCGCGTCGTTCCCCACGGGATGGAGCCGCGGGATTCCGACCGACGTCACCGTGCAGTGGATCGACGCCGAGGGCCACCCCGCCAAGACCACCCGGTCATGGCAGGCCAACCCGTTCAAGCTCGAGCTGGAGCACTTCGCGGCCTGCATCAGGCGGGGCGAGCAGCCGCTC